From the Gloeomargarita sp. SRBZ-1_bins_9 genome, the window GAGGGCTACCGCACTTTAACCGCCAGCAACGGGATCGAGGCGATTGAGATTTGTCAAAAAACGCTACCGGATATTGTGTTGCTGGATGCGGTCATGCCCCAGATGGATGGGTTTCGCTGTTGTGCGGAGATTCGCCGCTGGCCGGCCTGTGAGAATTTGCCGGTATTGATGATCACCAGCTTGGATGATGAAGAATCGGTGGCGGAGGCCTTTGCCGCGGGGGCGACGGATTACATTATTAAACCGGCCAGACAGATTCACTGGAGCGTTCTGCGGCAGCGGGTGCGGCGGTTACTGGAAGCCTACGCGGCCATGCGGGAACTCCAGCAGCGCAGTGACCAAGACCGCAAGTTGACGCAAATCACGGCCCAGGTGCGGCGGTCACTGAATCTACAGACCATCCTGCAGACGACGGTTCAGGAAGTACGGGACTTGTTACAAGTGGATCAGGTGGCCATTGGTGAGCGGTATGAACCCGCCGGTTGCCGATTTACGGCCGAATCCACTGCCCCCGGTTGGCCCTCGGTGATCCAGGCGTCCATTCCAGTCCCCCCCTCGACAACCTGTAGCGCCGATTGGTTAGTGCAGGTGAACGATAGTGACACCGTTGACCCGGCGACCTGGTATGGTCAAGTGATGGGGCGCTGGGGCATGCAGGCGTTTTTAGCGGTGCCGGTGCTTTTGGGGGAAGCGGTCTGGGGGTTGTTGACGGCGCACCACTATTCCGCCCCTCGGCTCTGGTCGCCCCACGAAGTCAACATGCTGCAACAGTTAACGATGCAACTGGCCAGTGCTATTCAGCAGGCCCAGTTATACCAGCAGTTGCAGGCGGCCAACCGGGAGTTGCAGCGGCTGGCGGCGTTTGATGGGCTAACCCAGGTGGCCAACCGGCGGCGATTTGATGAGTACCTGGCCCAGCAGTGGCAACAATTGGCTGCCGAGGGGGCTAGTCTCTCGCTGATCCTGGCCGATATTGATTTTTTCAAGCGTTACAATGATACCTATGGCCATCTGGCGGGGGATGACTGCCTGCGGCGGGTCGCCCAAACGATCGTGCAGGTGGTGAACCGGCCAGACGATTTGGTGGCCCGCTACGGGGGGGAGGAGTTCGCCGTGATCTTGCCCAGGACTATCCTGTCAGGTGCCGTGATGGTGGCGGAACGGATACGGGCAGCGGTGGAGCAGTTACGGATTCCCCATCCCTGT encodes:
- a CDS encoding diguanylate cyclase — encoded protein: MVTLPWRQGAPLILVVDDDRSIRELLQGEMEREGYRTLTASNGIEAIEICQKTLPDIVLLDAVMPQMDGFRCCAEIRRWPACENLPVLMITSLDDEESVAEAFAAGATDYIIKPARQIHWSVLRQRVRRLLEAYAAMRELQQRSDQDRKLTQITAQVRRSLNLQTILQTTVQEVRDLLQVDQVAIGERYEPAGCRFTAESTAPGWPSVIQASIPVPPSTTCSADWLVQVNDSDTVDPATWYGQVMGRWGMQAFLAVPVLLGEAVWGLLTAHHYSAPRLWSPHEVNMLQQLTMQLASAIQQAQLYQQLQAANRELQRLAAFDGLTQVANRRRFDEYLAQQWQQLAAEGASLSLILADIDFFKRYNDTYGHLAGDDCLRRVAQTIVQVVNRPDDLVARYGGEEFAVILPRTILSGAVMVAERIRAAVEQLRIPHPCSTVHDWVTLSLGVTTMVPTTLNSPAELVAAADHALYQAKQQGRNCVVPY